Proteins encoded by one window of Lathyrus oleraceus cultivar Zhongwan6 chromosome 1, CAAS_Psat_ZW6_1.0, whole genome shotgun sequence:
- the LOC127115242 gene encoding uncharacterized protein LOC127115242, producing the protein LLHEYVDVFAWSYQDMPGLDTDIVVHKLPLQPDCPPVKQKLRRARPDMALKICDEVKRQFDAGFLAVAKYPQWVANIVPVPKKDGKVRMCVDYRDLNKASPKDDFPLPHIDTLVDNTAKFAVFSFMDGFSGYNQIKMDPEDMEKTTFITPWGTFCYKVMPFGLKNAGATYQRAMVTLFHDMMHKEIEVYVDDMIAKSQSEEDHIDHLQKLFERLRKFRLRLNPAKCTFGVRSGKLLGFIVSQRGIEVDPDKVRAIQEMPAPRTEREVRGFLGRLNYISRFISHMTATCEPIFKLLRKDQAVEWNADCQMAFERIGQYLQEPPILIPPVQGRPLFMYLTVLEKSMGCVLGQHDETGRKEHAIYYLSKRFTDCETRYSLLEKTCCALAWAARRLRQYMICHTTLLISKMDPIKYIFEKPALTGRLARWQMLLSEYDIQYVSQKAIKGSVLSDYLANQPVEDYQSLKFDFPDEDIMVVKDCEIPGLDEGPEPGSRWKLMFDARLCFDCTNNIAEYEACILGIEAAIDLRIKILEVCGDSALVIYQVKGEWETRDTKLIPYRAHVMELIKYFDEITFRHIPRTENQIADALAMLASMYQVRFHNEAPLIQIERKVEPAYCQSVEEEADGKPWFHDIKCFLQNQEYPTDATTLDKKTLRKLASKFFLSNGVLYKRNHDMILLRCVDGREADMLIKEIHEGSFGTHANGHAMAKKILRAVNVLTSPWPFSMWGIDMIGAIEPKASNGHRFILVAIDYFTKWVEAASYANVTKQVVARFLKKEIICRYGIPSRIITDNGTNLNNKTMKELCESFKIEHHNSSPYRPKMNGAVEAANKNIKKILVYGMEAVLPIEVEIPSMRILMETKLEEAEWIQNRFDQLNLVDEKRLTSLCHGQLYQKRLKRAFDKKVRVREFREGDLVLKKILPIHKDSRGKWTPNYEGPYVVKKAFSGGALILTTMDDEELSHPVNSDAVKK; encoded by the exons ttgctacatgaatatgtagatgtatttgcttggtcatatcaggatatgccaggtttagatactgacattgttgtccacaagctaccactacagccagattgtccgccagtgaagcagaagctccgaaggGCAAGACCTGACATGGCTttaaagatttgtgacgaggtgaaacgtcaatttgatgccggttttctagcagttgcaaagtaccctcaatgggtagccaacattgtgccagtacccaaaaaggatggcaaggtcaggatgtgtgttgattatagggatctaaacaaagctagtccaaaggacgatttccccctgccacatattgacactctggtagacaacactgctaagttcgcagtcttctcctttatggacggattctcgggttacaatcaaatcaagatggatccagaagacatggaaaagaccacattcatcaccccttggggaacattttgctacaaggtaatgcctttcggtctcaaaaatgctggggcaacttaccaaagagcaatggtcactcttttccatgatatgatgcataaggaaattgaggtttatgtggatgatatgattgcaaaatctcaaagtgaagaggatcacatagaccacttgcaaaagctgtttgagcgtcttcggaaatttcgactacgactgaatcctgctaaatgcaccttcggtgtccgatccggaaagttgcttggtttcattgttagccaacgaggaattgaggtagatcctgacaaagtccgagctatacaagagatgcctgctccacgcaccgagcgagaggttagaggcttcctggggcgtttgaattatatctcaaggtttatctcacatatgacGGCCACATGCGAGCCTATATTCAAATTGCTTCGgaaagatcaagcagttgaatggaatGCTGACTGCCAAATGGCTTTTGAGAGAATCGGACAgtacctgcaagagccccctattctaattccacctgttcaagggagaccactctttatgtacctaactgtgcttgaaaagtcaatgggatgtgtgctaggacaacatgacgaaaccggtcgaaaggaacatgctatctactatctaagtaagagatttaccgattgtgaaacccgatactcactcttggagaaaacttgttgtgctttagcatgggccgctcgtcgtctaagacagtacatgatttgccacactactttgttgatctcaaaaatggatccaataaagtacatctttgaaaagcctgctttgactggaagactcgcccgttggcagatgttactatctgagtatgacatccaatatgtgtCTCAGAAAGCCATAAAAGGgagtgtgttgtctgattacttggcaaaccagcccgttgaagattaccagtcgttgaagtttgacttcccggATGAAGATATCATGGTAGTAAAAGACtgtgaaatcccaggacttgatgaaggacctgaacccggatcccggtggaagctcatgtttgatg caaggttgtgttttgattgcacgaacaatatagcagaatatgaggcgtgcatcctaggcattgaagcagccattgatctccgaatcaaaatccttgaagtatgtggagactcagccttggtgatataccaagtcaagggcgaatgggaaacccgggataccaagttgatcccatatcgtgcccATGTCATGGAATtgataaaatactttgacgagatcactttccgtcatatcccgagaactgagaatcaaattgccgatgctttggctatgttggcttcaatgtatcaagtcagattccataatgaagcaccCCTCATTCAAAtcgagcggaaagttgagcctgcctactgccagtcagttgaagaggaagccgatggtaaaccctggtttcacgacatcaaatgctttttgcaaaatcaagaatatccaacagatgccacaacccttgacaagaaaacattgaggaagttagcatccaaattcttcttgagcaatggtgtgttgtacaagagaaatcacgacatgattctgctcagatgcgtggatggacgtgaagcggacatgttgatcaaggagattcatgaaggatcctttgggactcacgccaatggacatgccatggccaagaagattttgagagctg taaatgttttgacgtcaccttggcctttctcaatgtggggcatcgacatgattggcgccatcgagcctaaagcttccaatggtcaccgcttcatcctggttgccattgattactttaccaaatgggtagaagccgcctcttatgctaatgtgacaaaacaagtggttgcacggtttctcaagaaagagatcatttgccgttatggaattccaagccggatcatcacagataatgggacgaatctgaacaataagaccatgaaggaattatgcgagagcttcaagattgagcaccataactcttcaccatatcgtccaaagatgaatggcgctgttgaagccgctaataaaaacatcaagaagat tttagtatatgggatggaagcagttctcccaattgaagtagagataccttcaatgagaatcttgatggagaccaagctagaagaggctgagtggattcaaaacagatttgatcagttgaaccTCGTAGATGAAAAGCgattgacttctttgtgccatggacaattataccagaaacgacttaaaagggcttttgacaagaaagtacgtgttcgggaattcagagaaggagacctcgtgcttaagaagatcttgccaatacacaaggattcacgtgggaagtggactcccaattatgaaggcccatatgttgtgaagaaagctttctccggaggagccttgattctcacaactatggatgatgaagaactCTCACAtcccgtgaactctgatgcagttaaaaaa